A single window of Ischnura elegans chromosome 8, ioIscEleg1.1, whole genome shotgun sequence DNA harbors:
- the LOC124163407 gene encoding uncharacterized protein LOC124163407, with amino-acid sequence MDGALSSCSPHLLLLVFATLSIVCPSAPFLLRVDLGGYRRQGEVAPSSPLTHSVARDVISDPLGLYAVCADVPFPQDIECDLSLVARSETWARTRGVVVQAALYYAHPDGHPGHHCGVVARGLPGAAAHAPLRGQRVYCSPALKPGARPALNVSDVHRVLLSVSKVSSAKPCDMSFVFAGVITDRPSDGEAAANPLVKFLYNGGDCDGEESTADVATATAVTGGEEEGEVVDALVVTGKLQVVTHLGKAYPDY; translated from the exons ATGGACGGCGCTCTCTCCAGTTGTTCTCCACACCTCCTGCTACTGGTGTTCGCCACTTTGTCCATCGTGTGTCCCTCGGCCCCTTTCCTGCTTCGCGTGGACCTCGGGGGTTACCGGAGGCAAGGGGAGGTCGCCCCCTCGTCCCCCCTCACCCACTCCGTCGCCCGGGATGTCATCTCCGACCCCCTGGGCCTCTACGCCGTCTGCGCCGACGTGCCCTTCCCGCAGGACATTGAGTGCGACTTGAGTCTGGTGGCGAGAAGCGAGACGTGGGCTCGAACCCGGGGCGTCGTGGTGCAGGCCGCGCTGTACTACGCGCACCCGGATGGCCACCCGGGGCACCACTGCGGCGTGGTGGCGAGGGGCCTGCCCGGGGCGGCGGCCCACGCCCCGCTTCGGGGCCAACGCGTCTACTGCAGCCCGGCACTCAAGCCAGGCGCCAGGCCGGCGCTCAACGTCTCCGATGTGCACCG GGTGTTGCTGTCCGTGTCCAAGGTATCTTCCGCCAAACCCTGCGACATGTCCTTTGTGTTTGCGGGAGTGATAACAGACAGGCCATCCGATGGGGAGGCGGCTGCCAACCCTCTCGTCAAGTTCCTGTACAATGGAGGGGACTGCGATGGTGAAGAGTCAACAGCTGACGTTGCTACAGCTACAGCAGTCactggaggagaggaggagggagaagtGGTGGATGCATTGGTGGTGACAGGGAAGCTACAGGTTGTGACGCACCTCGGAAAGGCATACCCTGACTACTGA